From the genome of Pseudomonas sp. Teo4, one region includes:
- the yegS gene encoding lipid kinase YegS, with the protein MQERKAVLILHGKQAMNDEVREAVRQMRERGWTLDVRVTWEAGDAQRFVNEALAAGYTHVVAGGGDGTLRDVAEAVGLAATNASLALLPLGTANDFAKAAGVPLEPSAALALLERPARSIDLGQVGEQLFLNMATGGFGSQVTANTSEDLKKVLGAAAYLFTGLSRFSELQAAKVSLQGPGFEWQGELLALGIGNGRQAGGGQVLCPEAWADDGLLDIAILPAPQEMLGALRDLFAGEGLFVRARLPWVEIKCSQGLDINLDGEPLQADSLRFEARPAALRLHLPEDSPLLSRPG; encoded by the coding sequence ATGCAAGAGCGCAAGGCGGTGTTGATCCTGCATGGCAAGCAGGCGATGAATGACGAAGTGCGCGAGGCCGTACGCCAGATGCGTGAGCGAGGCTGGACACTGGATGTGCGGGTGACCTGGGAGGCCGGCGATGCCCAGCGCTTCGTCAATGAGGCGCTGGCAGCGGGTTACACCCATGTGGTTGCAGGTGGCGGCGATGGCACGTTGCGTGATGTGGCTGAAGCTGTAGGGCTGGCGGCCACGAACGCCAGTCTTGCGCTGTTGCCGCTGGGCACCGCCAATGATTTCGCCAAAGCAGCAGGTGTGCCGCTTGAGCCTTCGGCGGCGCTGGCGCTGCTTGAGCGGCCTGCGCGTTCGATCGATCTGGGGCAGGTGGGCGAGCAGCTGTTTCTCAATATGGCCACCGGAGGTTTTGGCAGCCAGGTCACGGCCAATACCTCGGAGGACCTGAAAAAGGTGCTGGGTGCGGCGGCCTACCTGTTTACCGGGCTGTCGCGCTTCAGCGAGCTGCAGGCAGCCAAGGTGTCGCTGCAGGGGCCGGGTTTCGAGTGGCAGGGGGAGCTGCTGGCGCTGGGAATCGGCAATGGCCGTCAGGCGGGAGGCGGCCAGGTGTTGTGCCCGGAAGCGTGGGCCGACGACGGGCTGTTGGACATCGCCATTCTGCCCGCTCCCCAGGAAATGTTGGGGGCGCTGCGCGACCTGTTCGCCGGGGAAGGTCTGTTCGTGCGGGCCAGGTTACCGTGGGTGGAAATCAAATGTTCGCAGGGCCTGGACATCAACCTCGACGGCGAACCGCTGCAAGCCGACAGCCTGCGTTTCGAGGCAAGGCCGGCGGCTCTGCGCCTGCACTTGCCGGAGGATTCGCCGTTGCTCAGTCGTCCAGGCTGA
- a CDS encoding response regulator transcription factor — protein sequence MTCRLLLVDDHSLIRAGVRALVSDIPGYSVVGEADDGNQLLEQVHALAPDIILLDISMRSTSGLDALTQLRASGNTSKVLILSMHTDPELIMRALESGAHGYLLKDTTATELEQALAALRNGERYLSPAIAHTVINQALMHAQHGKHPVSDRHNLTARQLEILRLIVRGKSTREIAAGLGLSIKTVETHRSQIMKRLQIYDVAGLVLFAVREKIISLDD from the coding sequence ATGACCTGTAGATTACTGCTGGTGGATGACCACTCGCTGATCCGCGCCGGGGTCCGTGCCCTGGTTTCCGACATTCCAGGCTATAGCGTGGTCGGTGAAGCCGATGACGGCAATCAGCTGCTCGAACAAGTTCATGCACTGGCACCGGACATCATCCTGCTGGACATCTCCATGCGTTCCACCAGCGGCCTGGATGCGCTCACCCAACTGCGTGCCAGCGGCAACACCAGCAAGGTGCTCATCCTGTCCATGCACACTGACCCCGAGCTGATCATGCGTGCTCTGGAAAGCGGCGCCCACGGCTACCTGCTCAAGGACACCACCGCCACCGAGCTGGAACAGGCCCTTGCAGCACTGCGTAATGGCGAACGCTACCTTAGCCCGGCCATCGCCCACACCGTGATCAACCAGGCGCTCATGCATGCGCAGCACGGCAAACACCCCGTCAGCGACCGCCACAACCTTACAGCCCGGCAACTGGAGATCCTGCGCTTGATCGTGCGGGGCAAGTCGACGCGCGAGATCGCCGCCGGCCTTGGCCTGTCGATCAAGACCGTGGAAACCCACCGCTCGCAGATCATGAAGCGCCTGCAGATCTACGACGTGGCCGGCCTGGTGCTGTTTGCCGTGCGCGAAAAAATCATCAGCCTGGACGACTGA
- a CDS encoding sensor histidine kinase: MLPRLKIPLRCCSRTALLRWTTAVLCVASMAANLALFMASQPMPASLLVLQLAALLGVFWHLSRGARSINLQPAELADRMLKVQESERQHLSRELHDDIGQLLTAAKLQLDWLQRRLPADLQAHCGTLRSTLEDTLSNVRDVSAILNPRQLASLGLEASLRAHLVRTLESSEVHWSLECHQRLGGITEEVSMAVFRITQEAVTNMLRHAQARNLTIKLQRSPEGLALTIQDDGRGFTPTSNPAEAGQRGMAGMQERVVALKGSLHITSQLGLGTRIDVVFPWPPRTHERARTPASNDL, encoded by the coding sequence ATGCTCCCACGCTTGAAGATTCCTCTGCGTTGCTGTTCTCGCACTGCCCTGCTGCGCTGGACGACGGCTGTGCTGTGCGTGGCATCGATGGCCGCCAACCTGGCGCTGTTCATGGCCAGCCAGCCCATGCCAGCCAGCCTGCTGGTATTGCAACTGGCCGCCTTGCTGGGCGTCTTTTGGCACCTGAGCCGCGGGGCCAGGTCGATCAACCTGCAACCGGCGGAGCTGGCCGACCGCATGCTGAAGGTCCAGGAGAGCGAGCGCCAACACCTGAGCCGCGAATTGCATGATGACATCGGCCAATTGCTGACGGCCGCCAAGCTGCAACTGGACTGGCTGCAACGGCGGTTGCCAGCTGACCTGCAGGCCCACTGCGGCACACTGCGCAGCACCCTCGAGGACACCTTGAGCAACGTGCGCGATGTATCTGCCATTCTCAACCCCCGGCAACTGGCCAGCCTGGGCCTGGAAGCCAGCCTGCGTGCGCATCTGGTACGTACACTGGAGAGCAGCGAGGTGCACTGGAGCCTGGAATGCCACCAACGCCTGGGGGGCATTACCGAAGAAGTCTCCATGGCTGTCTTTCGCATCACCCAGGAAGCCGTCACCAACATGCTGCGCCACGCCCAGGCTCGCAACCTGACCATCAAACTGCAGCGCAGCCCCGAGGGCCTCGCCCTGACCATTCAGGACGACGGCCGCGGCTTCACTCCCACGAGCAACCCGGCCGAGGCAGGCCAGCGCGGCATGGCCGGCATGCAGGAACGGGTGGTGGCCCTCAAAGGCAGCCTGCACATCACCAGTCAGCTTGGCCTGGGCACCCGAATCGACGTCGTGTTCCCATGGCCGCCCCGCACCCATGAACGTGCCAGGACCCCCGCTTCCAATGACCTGTAG
- a CDS encoding histidine kinase: MDNASSNSIALQEFLLDAQILLTQSQECLQHLELIDNDPDACHCLNNTLDTLARRANGLGLIEVSRYTEALQRLLAPACREQHLKGEALPALDACLTLLAWQLELVDPRTGRLSLDTCEQITLLGELAGLLNQPAPQTCASCNERESSCIHPHSEAPSKPSPHH, from the coding sequence ATGGACAACGCCTCCTCGAACAGCATCGCCCTGCAGGAATTTCTGCTGGATGCGCAGATCTTGTTAACCCAGTCCCAGGAATGCCTGCAGCACCTGGAGCTGATCGACAACGATCCAGATGCCTGCCATTGCCTGAACAACACGCTTGACACCCTTGCCCGTCGCGCCAACGGCCTGGGCCTGATCGAGGTTTCACGTTACACCGAAGCGTTACAGCGGTTGCTCGCGCCTGCCTGCCGTGAACAACACTTGAAGGGTGAAGCCCTCCCTGCGCTGGATGCCTGCCTGACCCTGCTGGCCTGGCAACTGGAGCTGGTCGACCCGCGCACCGGGCGCCTGAGCCTGGACACCTGCGAACAGATCACGCTACTGGGTGAGCTTGCCGGCCTCCTGAACCAACCGGCACCGCAAACGTGTGCCTCCTGCAACGAACGCGAAAGTTCGTGCATCCACCCTCATTCAGAGGCGCCATCAAAGCCCTCACCGCACCATTAG
- a CDS encoding chemotaxis protein CheV, with the protein MAGILDTVDQRTQLVGENRLEILMFRLAGRQLFAINVFKVQEVLQLPKLTLMPQRHAFVCGVVNLRGQTLPVIDLSQAIGMRPLQPGPDSTIIVTEYNRSVQAFLVGGVDRIVNMNWEAIMPPPSSAGRQHYLTAITKVDDKLVEVIDVEKVLAEIVPYNARVSGDKLADPVLARARGREVLLVDDSSVALAQLRDTLSQLGVKLHVASDGLKALRMLKGWADAGEDVCEKLLMVFTDAEMPEMDGYRLTTEIRSDARLRKLYVVLHTSLSGSFNESMVKKVGCDNFLSKFQPDRLVDVVKQRLMLDTANA; encoded by the coding sequence ATGGCTGGCATTCTCGACACGGTAGACCAACGCACGCAATTGGTGGGTGAAAACCGCCTGGAAATTCTGATGTTTCGCCTGGCAGGCCGCCAACTGTTCGCGATCAACGTGTTCAAGGTGCAGGAAGTGCTGCAGTTGCCCAAGCTGACCCTGATGCCGCAGCGCCATGCGTTCGTCTGTGGTGTAGTCAACCTGCGCGGGCAGACCCTGCCGGTGATCGACTTGTCCCAGGCGATTGGCATGCGCCCGCTGCAGCCGGGGCCGGACAGCACCATTATCGTCACCGAGTACAACCGCTCGGTGCAAGCCTTCCTGGTGGGCGGTGTCGATCGCATCGTCAACATGAACTGGGAAGCCATCATGCCGCCACCTTCCAGTGCTGGCCGCCAGCATTACCTGACCGCCATCACCAAGGTGGATGACAAGCTGGTGGAAGTGATCGACGTGGAGAAGGTCCTGGCCGAGATCGTGCCTTACAACGCCAGGGTTTCTGGCGACAAACTCGCCGATCCGGTGCTGGCCCGTGCTCGCGGACGGGAAGTGCTGCTGGTGGATGACTCCAGCGTGGCGCTGGCGCAGCTGCGTGACACCTTGTCTCAACTTGGCGTGAAACTGCATGTGGCCAGCGATGGCCTCAAGGCGCTGCGCATGCTCAAGGGTTGGGCCGACGCCGGTGAAGATGTGTGCGAGAAACTGCTGATGGTGTTCACCGATGCCGAGATGCCGGAAATGGACGGTTACCGGCTGACCACCGAAATTCGCAGCGATGCGCGCCTGCGCAAGCTCTACGTGGTGTTGCACACGTCGCTTTCGGGAAGTTTCAACGAGTCCATGGTCAAGAAGGTCGGTTGCGACAACTTCCTCTCCAAATTCCAGCCCGACCGCCTGGTCGATGTGGTGAAGCAGCGCCTGATGCTGGATACCGCCAACGCCTGA
- a CDS encoding MOSC domain-containing protein — protein sequence MFLSELYRYPVKSGRAQRLQASPVGHLGVLGDRRWMVVEEENGRFLTQRAWPQLSQLTAIHGDAGLLLEAPGQAPLQVLVPEADDDLRGVTIWRDTLRVPDAGDEAAAWLSQMLGKPVRLVYCPPQRARYLPSGYGLNSDRAAFPDGFPFLLIGQGSLDELNRRIGRPMEMLRFRPNLVVQGSEPFAEDGWKRIRIGELEFRLLKPSVRCIFTTLDPVTGERSADREPLTTLKTFREKEGDVLFGQNLAVDGQGVLEVGMSVEVLE from the coding sequence ATGTTTTTGAGTGAGTTGTATCGATACCCGGTGAAGTCGGGGCGGGCGCAACGTCTGCAGGCTTCGCCGGTGGGTCACCTGGGTGTGCTGGGTGATCGTCGCTGGATGGTGGTCGAAGAAGAAAACGGCCGCTTTCTCACCCAGCGCGCATGGCCACAACTGAGCCAGTTGACGGCTATCCATGGTGACGCGGGGTTGTTGCTGGAGGCCCCAGGGCAGGCGCCGTTGCAGGTGTTGGTGCCTGAGGCTGATGATGACCTGCGTGGCGTGACGATCTGGCGCGATACCTTGCGAGTTCCCGATGCTGGCGATGAAGCAGCTGCCTGGCTTTCGCAGATGCTCGGTAAGCCTGTGCGGCTTGTGTACTGCCCGCCGCAACGCGCCCGCTACCTGCCCAGCGGCTATGGCTTGAACAGCGACCGGGCGGCGTTTCCGGACGGCTTTCCATTTTTGCTGATTGGCCAAGGGTCGCTGGATGAGCTCAACCGGCGCATTGGCCGGCCCATGGAAATGCTCAGGTTCCGACCGAATCTGGTGGTGCAGGGCAGTGAGCCGTTCGCTGAGGATGGCTGGAAGCGGATTCGCATCGGCGAACTGGAGTTTCGTCTGCTCAAACCCAGTGTGCGGTGCATCTTCACCACACTCGATCCCGTGACTGGGGAGCGCAGCGCTGACCGTGAGCCGCTGACCACGCTCAAGACGTTCCGAGAGAAAGAGGGGGATGTGCTGTTCGGGCAGAACCTGGCGGTGGATGGCCAGGGCGTGCTCGAAGTGGGGATGAGTGTGGAGGTGTTGGAGTAG
- a CDS encoding transglycosylase SLT domain-containing protein: protein MRSRLLQIASCLLLTAAAASVAQAADLSQQRQYYDEAKRALAKGDKGPYLRYAQALRDYPLTPYLAYDELTARLKSASNEEIEGFLAKHGDLPQANWMKLRWLRWLAERGEWNTFAKYYDPKLNFTELDCLNGQYQLSHGLRAEGFASAEKLWNVGKSQPAACDTLFGMWAAEGQLTEAKRWNRTKLAAQARNYGLANNLVKTLTTLAPQGRLLVDVAQKPELLNQPSRFTPVNEAMSDVVSLGLRRLARQDPERAMALLDDYAQRMHFSRDEKVAIAREIGLTLARRYDPRALDLMTRYDPELRDNTVSEWRLRLLLRLGRWEDAYQLTKRLPQDLASSSRWKYWQARTLELAQPNNPQIPLLYKTVARERDFYGFLAADRAQTPYQLNNRPLVLSPQLVNKVRNTPGIQRALEFHARGQIVEGRREWYHVSRHFTRDEMVAQARLAYDLRWYFPAIRTISQAQYWDDLDIRFPMAHRDTLVREAKVRGLHSSWVFAITRQESAFMEDARSSVGASGLMQLMPATAKETARKFSIPLASPAQVFNPDKNIQLGAAYLSQVHSQFNGNRVLASAAYNAGPGRVRQWLKGAKHLSFDVWVESIPFDETRQYVQNVLSYSVIYGQKLNSPQPLVDWHERYFDDM, encoded by the coding sequence ATGCGCAGCCGCCTGTTACAGATTGCATCCTGCCTGCTGCTCACCGCAGCCGCCGCCAGCGTGGCGCAGGCCGCCGACCTCTCCCAGCAACGCCAGTACTATGACGAGGCCAAGCGCGCCTTGGCCAAGGGCGACAAAGGCCCTTACCTGCGCTATGCCCAGGCCCTGCGCGATTACCCGTTGACGCCCTACCTGGCCTACGACGAACTCACCGCACGCCTGAAAAGCGCAAGCAACGAAGAAATCGAAGGCTTCCTGGCCAAACACGGTGATCTGCCCCAGGCCAACTGGATGAAACTGCGCTGGCTGCGCTGGCTGGCCGAGCGCGGCGAGTGGAATACCTTTGCCAAGTATTACGACCCCAAGCTCAACTTCACCGAACTGGACTGCCTGAACGGTCAGTACCAGCTGAGCCATGGCCTCAGAGCCGAGGGTTTTGCCAGCGCCGAAAAGCTGTGGAATGTCGGCAAGTCGCAACCGGCAGCCTGTGACACCCTGTTCGGCATGTGGGCCGCCGAAGGCCAGCTGACCGAGGCCAAACGCTGGAACCGCACCAAGCTGGCCGCCCAGGCACGCAACTACGGCCTGGCCAACAACCTGGTCAAGACCCTGACCACCCTTGCCCCACAGGGTCGCCTGCTGGTCGACGTCGCGCAAAAGCCCGAGCTGTTGAACCAGCCATCACGCTTCACCCCGGTCAACGAGGCCATGTCCGACGTGGTCAGCCTCGGCCTGCGTCGTTTGGCCAGGCAGGACCCGGAGCGCGCCATGGCGCTGCTCGACGATTACGCCCAGCGCATGCACTTCTCCCGCGACGAGAAAGTCGCGATCGCCCGGGAAATCGGCCTGACCTTGGCTCGTCGTTACGACCCACGCGCCCTTGACCTGATGACCCGCTACGACCCGGAACTGCGCGACAACACCGTCAGCGAATGGCGTTTGCGCCTGCTGTTGCGCCTGGGCCGTTGGGAAGACGCCTACCAGCTGACCAAGCGCCTGCCACAGGACCTGGCCAGCAGCAGCCGCTGGAAGTACTGGCAAGCCCGTACCCTGGAGCTGGCCCAGCCGAACAACCCGCAAATTCCGCTGCTGTACAAGACCGTGGCACGCGAACGCGACTTTTATGGCTTCCTCGCCGCTGACCGGGCCCAAACCCCTTATCAGTTGAACAACAGGCCGCTGGTGCTCAGCCCGCAACTGGTCAACAAGGTGCGTAACACGCCGGGCATCCAGCGTGCCCTGGAATTCCACGCCCGCGGCCAGATCGTCGAAGGGCGCCGCGAGTGGTACCACGTCAGCCGTCACTTCACCCGTGACGAGATGGTTGCCCAGGCGCGCCTGGCCTACGACTTGCGCTGGTATTTCCCGGCCATTCGCACCATCAGCCAGGCGCAGTACTGGGATGACCTGGACATCCGCTTCCCCATGGCCCACCGCGACACCCTGGTACGCGAAGCCAAAGTGCGCGGGCTGCATTCGAGCTGGGTATTCGCCATTACCCGCCAGGAAAGCGCCTTCATGGAAGATGCCCGTTCCAGCGTCGGGGCCAGCGGCCTGATGCAGCTGATGCCGGCCACCGCCAAGGAGACGGCACGCAAGTTCAGCATTCCGCTGGCCTCACCAGCGCAGGTGTTCAACCCTGACAAGAACATCCAGCTGGGCGCGGCCTACCTGAGTCAGGTGCACAGCCAATTCAACGGTAACCGGGTGCTGGCCTCGGCGGCCTACAACGCCGGCCCCGGGCGAGTTCGGCAATGGCTCAAGGGCGCCAAGCACCTGAGCTTCGATGTGTGGGTTGAGTCGATCCCGTTCGACGAAACGCGCCAGTACGTGCAGAACGTGTTGTCGTATTCGGTGATCTACGGGCAGAAGCTCAATTCGCCACAGCCACTGGTGGATTGGCATGAGCGGTATTTTGACGATATGTAA
- a CDS encoding ATP-binding cassette domain-containing protein yields the protein MTLLKFSDVSLAFGAMPLLDKVSWQIARGERVCIIGRNGTGKSSMLRLVKGEQKGDDGEIWRAPGLKIGELPQELPVADERSVFDVVAEGLDGVGALLAEYHHLSQNIQGDEDLEKIMHVQHELEARDGWRLQQVVESTLSRLQLPAEKTLAELSGGWRRRVLLAQALVSEPDLLLLDEPTNHLDIGAIAWLEEALSGFNGAVLFITHDRSFLQNLATRILELDRGGLIDWNGDYASFLVHKEAALAAEETANALFDKRLAQEEVWIRQGIKARRTRNEGRVRALKALRVERSERRERQGKANIQIESAEKSGKQVMVLENVSFAHPEGPMLVKDFSMVLQREDRIGLLGANGTGKTTLLKLMLGDLEPTSGKIERGTKLEVAYFDQMRHQLDLEKTVIDNLAEGRDFIDIDGQSRHVLSYLGDFLFSPQRARTPVKALSGGERARLLLAKLFSKPANLLVLDEPTNDLDVETLELLEEVLSNYKGTVLMVSHDRAFLDNVVTSTLVFEGQGKVREYVGGYEDWIRQGGSPKLLGVTESKGGKSELNSAVVEKPIAEAAPVAAAPVADASKKKLSYKLQRELEMLPGQIDELEQRMAEAQEEVNAAGFYQRPIAETSAVLAKIEKLQGELDALVERWAELEG from the coding sequence ATGACCCTGCTCAAATTCAGCGATGTGTCCCTCGCATTCGGCGCCATGCCGCTGCTGGACAAAGTGTCCTGGCAGATCGCCCGTGGCGAGCGGGTGTGCATCATCGGCCGCAACGGCACCGGCAAGTCGAGCATGCTGCGCCTGGTCAAGGGCGAGCAGAAGGGCGACGACGGCGAGATCTGGCGCGCCCCTGGCCTGAAGATCGGCGAGCTGCCGCAGGAATTGCCGGTGGCCGACGAACGCAGCGTGTTCGACGTGGTGGCCGAAGGCCTTGATGGCGTGGGCGCGCTGCTTGCCGAGTATCACCACCTTAGCCAGAACATCCAGGGCGATGAAGACCTGGAAAAAATCATGCACGTCCAGCACGAACTGGAAGCCCGTGATGGCTGGCGCCTGCAGCAGGTGGTGGAAAGCACTCTGAGCCGTCTGCAATTGCCGGCCGAAAAGACCCTGGCCGAGCTGTCCGGTGGCTGGCGTCGGCGCGTGCTGCTTGCCCAGGCGCTGGTTTCCGAGCCTGACCTGCTGCTGCTGGACGAACCGACCAACCACCTGGACATCGGTGCCATCGCCTGGCTCGAAGAAGCCCTGAGCGGCTTCAATGGCGCCGTGCTGTTCATCACCCACGACCGGTCCTTCCTGCAGAACCTGGCCACCCGCATCCTTGAACTGGACCGTGGCGGCCTGATCGACTGGAACGGCGACTACGCCAGCTTCCTGGTGCACAAAGAAGCGGCGTTGGCCGCCGAAGAAACCGCCAACGCGCTGTTCGACAAGCGCCTGGCCCAGGAAGAGGTATGGATTCGCCAGGGCATCAAGGCCCGTCGAACCCGCAACGAAGGCCGAGTGCGCGCGCTCAAGGCATTGCGCGTGGAACGCAGCGAGCGCCGTGAGCGTCAGGGCAAGGCCAACATCCAGATCGAGTCGGCGGAGAAGTCCGGCAAGCAGGTCATGGTGCTGGAGAATGTCAGCTTCGCGCACCCTGAGGGGCCGATGCTGGTCAAGGATTTCTCCATGGTCCTGCAGCGCGAGGACCGGATTGGCCTGCTGGGTGCCAACGGTACCGGCAAGACCACATTGCTCAAGCTGATGCTCGGTGACCTGGAGCCGACCTCCGGCAAGATCGAGCGGGGCACCAAGCTTGAAGTGGCCTATTTCGACCAGATGCGTCACCAGCTCGACCTGGAAAAGACCGTGATCGACAACCTGGCCGAAGGCCGGGACTTCATCGATATCGACGGGCAGAGCCGCCATGTCCTGAGCTACCTGGGCGATTTCCTGTTCAGCCCGCAGCGCGCGCGTACCCCGGTCAAGGCGTTGTCCGGCGGCGAGCGTGCCCGTCTGTTGCTGGCCAAGCTGTTCAGCAAGCCTGCCAACCTGCTGGTGCTCGACGAGCCGACCAACGACCTGGACGTTGAAACCCTCGAGCTGCTGGAAGAAGTCCTGTCCAACTACAAGGGCACGGTGCTGATGGTCAGCCACGACCGGGCCTTCCTCGACAACGTGGTGACCAGCACCCTGGTGTTCGAAGGGCAGGGCAAGGTGCGCGAATACGTGGGTGGCTACGAGGACTGGATTCGCCAGGGCGGTTCGCCGAAGTTGCTGGGCGTGACCGAAAGCAAGGGCGGCAAGTCGGAGCTCAACAGCGCGGTGGTGGAAAAGCCCATTGCAGAGGCGGCGCCTGTGGCTGCTGCACCGGTGGCGGATGCTTCGAAGAAGAAGCTCAGCTACAAGCTGCAGCGCGAGCTGGAGATGTTGCCAGGGCAGATCGATGAGCTGGAGCAGCGCATGGCCGAGGCCCAGGAAGAAGTGAATGCGGCAGGGTTCTATCAGCGCCCGATCGCTGAGACCTCGGCGGTGCTGGCGAAGATCGAGAAGCTGCAGGGCGAGCTGGACGCGCTGGTAGAGCGGTGGGCTGAGCTGGAAGGCTGA
- a CDS encoding universal stress protein — translation MSYEHLLVAVDLTEECDPVIKRAMKLAEPSGAKVSLVHIVEPMAMAFGGDVPMDLSQLQQQQFDQAKERMDRLFNKYPDINRGDSHLTYGQPRQEIHQLAKDQKCDLIVVGSHGRHGLALLLGSTANDVLHGAPCDVLAVRLQKKE, via the coding sequence ATGTCCTACGAACATCTTCTGGTTGCCGTCGACCTGACCGAAGAATGCGACCCGGTGATCAAGCGTGCCATGAAGCTCGCCGAACCTAGCGGCGCCAAGGTCTCGCTGGTGCATATCGTCGAACCGATGGCCATGGCCTTTGGCGGCGACGTACCGATGGACCTGTCGCAACTGCAACAGCAGCAGTTCGACCAGGCCAAGGAGCGCATGGATCGCCTGTTCAACAAATACCCGGATATCAACCGCGGCGACTCGCACCTGACCTACGGCCAGCCACGCCAGGAAATCCACCAGCTGGCCAAGGACCAGAAGTGCGACCTGATCGTGGTGGGCAGCCATGGCCGCCACGGCTTGGCCCTGCTGCTGGGCTCCACTGCCAACGACGTGCTGCACGGTGCGCCGTGCGATGTGCTGGCGGTGAGGCTGCAGAAGAAGGAATGA